CATTGACCTCAACCTCCTGCTGCCCAGGATAACCCATCAACTCGTCTTCCCAATTTTTCTCAATACCCGTTTTGCCAATTCCCAAGGTTCCGGCATAGCGCTCAGCATTTAATTGCGCTAACTCTCGCTCATTGATACGACCAACGTAGCCTAACGAGTGGGCGAATAAGCCGCGAAATGGGTAATCTCGAACCGAATGTGCAGCCACTTCAACGCCCTCTAAATGATGACGTTGAACCGCGACGCGAGCAATTTCTGTTTCCGATAGCTCAAAACGCAGAATAACGGGTGAAAAGGGCCGACGCCGTTCGCCAACGCGACGAAAAAAGCGCCGACGTTGACCCTCGCTAATCGTGACCCATTGGCTTAATGTGTCGATAGTGGCGTCAATATCATTAACGCGCTCAGGTACTATAGATAAGGTATACGACGGCCTACTTCTAGCAATAAGTTCGCCATCTCGGGCTCGGATTAGTCCTCGCGAAGGAGGGATGGGTTCGGTAAGGATTCGGTTTTCATTGGCCTGGGTGCGAAACTGGTCGTACATTTCCACCTGAAGGAAAGCGTATCTAGCTACAAGTATACCGGTGAGCAACAAAACAAATAAACCTGCCACCCAAATACGACGACGAAAGATTTTCAGTTCCAGCTCAATATTCTTTATTTGGTTTTGAGCCATTGCACCGCGGCCTAGATATTACTATTTATGATAGGGATGATTGTGCAATATAGTGTGCGCTCTGTATAGCTGTTCCGCAAGTACTATTCGAACTAGCGGGTGCGGTAATGTGAGGTGTGACATACTCCAACGCTGGTTTGCTCTAGCCAACACTGACGGCGCATAGCCATCAGGTCCGCCAATTAAGATACAGACATTATTGCCCGACATGCGCCACGAGTCTAAATGGGTTGCGAGCTGTTCGGTGCTCCAAATTTTCCCCGCCACATCTAAGGCTACTACCCAGTCACCTTTAGGTATCGTAGCGAGTATTGCGTCCGCTTCACTCTGTTTGGCACGTTGAATATCAGGGTTCTTTGCGCGGGCACCTACCGGAATCTCTATGAACCTGAGGTTATAGTCTCGTGGTAGTCTCTTTATATACTCGCCGCAGCCTGCTTCAACCCAAGCAGGCATCTTAGTGCCAACAGCGATGATGGTCACTTTCATAGCGAGGCTTACTCGACTTGAGCCTCAGGGGTATCACCCCAAAGTTTTTCTAGTGCATAGAACTCACGGATAGCTGGCAGCATCGTGTGGACAACAATATCGCCTAGATCCACAAGCACCCACTCTGACGCCTCACGACCTTCAACACCAATGGGCTGAATTCCACGTTGCTTTACTTCGTCCACAACGTTAGCCGCCAGCGCGTTAACCTGACGGTTAGAGTTACCGGTAGCGATGATGATGGTATCGAATACGTCTGTCTTGTCGCTGACATCCAGAACAGTAATATCAACAGCTTTGATATCTTCTAGCGCGTCTACGACGACTTTGATCATTGGATCGGTCATATGGTTACTCAGTTTGGTAGAGATGCTGTTGCTTAATATACTGCAACACCGACTCTGGTAATAATAGATTGGGACTCGCCCCTTGCACCAATTTTGCTCGAATATCTGACGACGAGCAGTTCATTGGTCTCTGACTCAAGTGTAAAACACCACCACTGGGGCGATCTCTCAGCTGAGACGGCGCCGACAATACCTTAGATGCCGACCACTTTTCAACTATCGAATTGAGCGGCGCCATCATATCGCATCTCTGGGCAACAATAACATGCGCGAAATCCGTTAGTTCTTCCCAACGATGCCACGTATTAATACTTTGAAACGCGTCACTGCCGACACAGAATGCCAGACTTACATCTGGGCCCAGTTCGTCACGCAGAGAAGCTAAGGTGTCGATGGTATAGGATGGCGCATTCCGACGTGCCTCTCGATCATCAACGCGCCAACCTTCCCGCCCAGCGATGGCTAGCTCGACCATCTTCAATCGATGTGCAAAAGTCACGGAAGGTACCGCCCGATGTGGCGGAATGCTTGCAGGTACTAGCAATAGACTATCCGTACCACACAGTACAGATATTTCCTCCGCCGCTTGCAGGTGGCCTTGGTGAATGGGGTTGAAAGTACCGCCATAGACGGCAATCAACTTGCTAAGCTCGGGTGTGTCCATCGCCCAATACAATCCATTTTTGCGAGGTTAAGCCCTCTAGGCCAACGGGGCCTCGAGCATGAAATTTATCTGTCGAGATACCTATCTCGGCACCTAAACCGTACTCAAAACCATCGGCAAAGCGTGTCGAGGCATTCACCATGATACTAGAGGAATCGACTTCGGTCATAAACCTACGCGCTCGAGAATAGTCTTGGGTAATGATGCTTTCAGTATGTGCCGAACTATAGGTTTCGATGTGTGTCATCGCAGCCGCCAGTGACTCCACTACCCTAATGCTTAAAATCGGTGCCAGGTATTCCGTCGCCCAATCTACCGATGAAGCAGGTGTTGCCTTAGACAGAATAGCTAATGCCTGCTCGCAGCCTCGAAGCTCTACCTCAAACGAGGCTATTTGTGTTTCAAAACGCGGGAGAAATTGTGTAGCTATCTCTTGATGCACCAATAATGTCTCAGTCGTGTTACAGGTACCAAAGCGCTGCGTTTTCGCATTGATGCTTACCGATAAGGCTTTGTCCAGATCTGCAAATTTATCCACATAGGTATGGCAGATACCATCTAAGTG
This sequence is a window from uncultured Umboniibacter sp.. Protein-coding genes within it:
- the nadD gene encoding nicotinate-nucleotide adenylyltransferase — encoded protein: MDTPELSKLIAVYGGTFNPIHQGHLQAAEEISVLCGTDSLLLVPASIPPHRAVPSVTFAHRLKMVELAIAGREGWRVDDREARRNAPSYTIDTLASLRDELGPDVSLAFCVGSDAFQSINTWHRWEELTDFAHVIVAQRCDMMAPLNSIVEKWSASKVLSAPSQLRDRPSGGVLHLSQRPMNCSSSDIRAKLVQGASPNLLLPESVLQYIKQQHLYQTE
- the rlmH gene encoding 23S rRNA (pseudouridine(1915)-N(3))-methyltransferase RlmH gives rise to the protein MKVTIIAVGTKMPAWVEAGCGEYIKRLPRDYNLRFIEIPVGARAKNPDIQRAKQSEADAILATIPKGDWVVALDVAGKIWSTEQLATHLDSWRMSGNNVCILIGGPDGYAPSVLARANQRWSMSHLTLPHPLVRIVLAEQLYRAHTILHNHPYHK
- the rsfS gene encoding ribosome silencing factor, translated to MTDPMIKVVVDALEDIKAVDITVLDVSDKTDVFDTIIIATGNSNRQVNALAANVVDEVKQRGIQPIGVEGREASEWVLVDLGDIVVHTMLPAIREFYALEKLWGDTPEAQVE